A genome region from Thermococcus gorgonarius includes the following:
- a CDS encoding DUF211 domain-containing protein, with product MGKGIRLLVLDVLKPHQPIVTELALGLSELEGVEGVNITLVEIDKETENVKITVVGDNLDYDEIVQTIEEFGGVVHSIDMVAAGKRIVEEEETPQDKLEEY from the coding sequence ATGGGAAAGGGAATAAGGCTCCTCGTTCTCGACGTTCTCAAGCCCCACCAGCCAATCGTTACTGAACTGGCACTCGGACTGAGCGAGCTTGAGGGTGTCGAGGGAGTTAACATAACCCTCGTTGAAATCGATAAGGAAACGGAGAACGTTAAGATAACCGTTGTTGGGGACAACTTGGACTACGACGAGATAGTCCAGACAATAGAGGAGTTCGGCGGCGTGGTGCACAGCATCGACATGGTGGCTGCCGGGAAGAGAATAGTGGAGGAAGAAGAGACTCCCCAGGATAAACTGGAAGAGTATTGA
- a CDS encoding winged helix-turn-helix domain-containing protein has translation MAKVKVVTDPDIIKLMLEDTRRKILQLLRNREMTISQLSEILGKTPQTIYHHIEKLKEAGLVEVKRTEMKGNLVEKYYGRTADAFYINLYLGDEELRYFARSRLKTKLEIFKALGYEFDEEKLLNVMDALLKKEHEYKTEISKEIEANEEKLKNFSDEDIIHAIEWLAMARMGRDGEVLNLLRELGEILKRRNE, from the coding sequence ATGGCAAAGGTGAAAGTCGTTACCGATCCAGATATAATAAAACTCATGCTTGAAGATACACGGAGGAAGATCCTTCAGTTGCTTCGAAACAGGGAGATGACGATATCACAGCTGAGCGAGATACTGGGGAAGACACCCCAGACGATATACCACCACATCGAGAAGCTCAAGGAGGCTGGCTTAGTAGAGGTCAAGAGGACGGAGATGAAGGGCAACCTCGTGGAGAAGTACTACGGCAGAACTGCGGATGCCTTCTACATCAACCTATACCTCGGTGACGAGGAGCTCCGCTACTTCGCCCGCTCAAGGCTGAAAACAAAGCTTGAGATATTCAAGGCATTAGGTTATGAGTTTGATGAAGAAAAGCTGCTCAACGTGATGGACGCACTCCTCAAGAAGGAACACGAGTACAAGACGGAGATCTCAAAGGAGATAGAGGCCAACGAGGAGAAATTAAAGAACTTCTCCGACGAGGACATAATCCACGCGATAGAGTGGCTGGCCATGGCCAGGATGGGCCGGGACGGAGAGGTTTTGAACCTTCTTAGGGAACTCGGGGAGATACTCAAAAGGAGGAATGAGTAA
- a CDS encoding tetratricopeptide repeat protein yields the protein MEKLDNILLLASKGLFDEALEEARKLEDPFDRADALLEIAIKANGVNGIAQHQALEEAVELLRKIKDPYDRAYLSSKIAHVYSLLGDYDTANEFFEIAIDEIARIKDIREQVLGICVLAHYLARSGFFEEALAQFNDAFELAVSANIDYRSKIDLLIEVASIIENTADFLHSRDAIEFYKIAYDIFDKLYVSQKAADAEKKLNLAKTVYFFGTPEIRKVLLEGRYRYVVSLLEKSIEDPQDLFIALLEVSSWAKKVGSPEYLDVLGVAFRLFDRIGLSEKNVQKAAVILTDMDELERALKFAMKIADPAKRDEALRTISLKLAERKDFSEAFEVAALVSDPKKRRDLVENISELKKKLEEEF from the coding sequence TGAAATAGCTATTAAAGCGAATGGCGTTAATGGAATAGCACAGCACCAGGCGCTTGAGGAGGCAGTTGAACTGTTAAGAAAGATAAAGGATCCTTACGATAGAGCGTACCTCTCCTCGAAGATAGCCCACGTTTACTCTCTTCTTGGGGATTACGATACCGCAAATGAGTTCTTTGAGATTGCAATTGACGAAATAGCCAGGATAAAGGACATCCGTGAGCAGGTCCTGGGAATATGCGTTCTAGCCCACTATCTGGCCAGATCCGGCTTTTTTGAGGAGGCTTTGGCTCAGTTCAACGATGCCTTCGAGCTAGCAGTTTCAGCCAACATTGACTATAGGAGTAAAATAGACCTCCTAATAGAGGTGGCCAGCATCATAGAGAACACTGCTGACTTCCTTCACTCAAGAGATGCCATAGAATTCTACAAAATAGCTTACGACATATTCGATAAACTTTACGTGAGCCAGAAGGCTGCAGATGCCGAGAAAAAGCTAAACCTGGCTAAAACAGTCTACTTCTTTGGAACTCCTGAAATAAGAAAGGTCCTTCTGGAGGGACGTTATCGGTACGTTGTTTCCCTTCTCGAAAAGTCAATTGAAGATCCCCAGGATCTATTTATAGCCCTTTTAGAGGTCTCTTCCTGGGCGAAAAAGGTCGGGTCCCCTGAATACCTGGACGTACTGGGAGTTGCTTTTAGGCTCTTTGACAGAATCGGCCTGTCCGAGAAGAACGTCCAGAAGGCAGCGGTAATACTAACTGACATGGATGAGCTGGAGAGGGCCCTTAAGTTTGCTATGAAGATAGCCGATCCTGCGAAGAGGGACGAGGCACTGAGGACTATCTCTTTGAAGCTGGCCGAGAGAAAAGATTTCTCTGAGGCTTTTGAAGTGGCAGCTCTAGTGTCTGATCCAAAGAAAAGGAGGGATCTCGTTGAGAATATCTCTGAACTGAAGAAAAAGCTTGAGGAGGAGTTCTAG
- a CDS encoding acetate--CoA ligase family protein: MEKPNLDFLFYPKSVAVIGASHVPGKVGNAIMRSITLRYDGKVYAVNVKGGEIEVNGRKFPVYRSIKDVPDEVDVAVIAVPAKFVPDVIDECGEKGVKAAVVISAGFKEAGRADLEEELVRRAKKWGIRVVGPNCLGVTNLENGFDCNFNPPERQARPPFGKVAFMSQSGAFGAAILDWAASHKIGMSKFISLGNMADLDESDFMAYLGDDPKTGVITAYIEGVKDGRKFFNTAKEVTLKKPVVVLKSGRTEAGAKAAASHTGSLAGSYRIYQAAFEQAGVLEAKSMRQLFNYAKALAMQMPAKGNRVAIVTNGGGAGVMMSDGLLERGMKLAELSEETNEKFRRDIEAGKLPEHMSYRNPIDVIGDAPSSRYEIAMRYALEDPNVDVLVVIALFQSPALDEGIVGAMEKMKVYGKPIVFVAPGGDYPHKMARNIELKGIPVYETVEDGVDAVYALVKYGEWLRENGKI, from the coding sequence ATGGAAAAGCCGAATCTGGACTTTCTGTTCTATCCAAAGAGTGTTGCCGTTATTGGTGCTTCCCACGTCCCTGGAAAAGTTGGAAACGCCATAATGCGCTCCATAACGCTTCGCTACGATGGGAAGGTCTACGCCGTCAACGTCAAAGGCGGTGAAATTGAGGTCAACGGAAGGAAGTTCCCGGTTTACAGAAGCATAAAAGATGTCCCGGATGAAGTTGATGTTGCAGTCATAGCGGTTCCGGCAAAGTTCGTCCCAGATGTCATAGACGAGTGCGGTGAGAAGGGCGTTAAAGCCGCCGTTGTCATCTCAGCTGGCTTTAAAGAGGCTGGAAGAGCTGACCTTGAGGAAGAGCTCGTGAGACGGGCTAAGAAGTGGGGAATCCGCGTCGTCGGCCCGAACTGTCTCGGCGTCACAAACCTTGAGAACGGCTTCGACTGCAACTTCAACCCGCCTGAGAGGCAGGCGAGACCGCCCTTCGGAAAGGTTGCTTTCATGAGTCAGAGCGGTGCCTTTGGGGCGGCAATCCTCGACTGGGCCGCGAGTCACAAGATAGGAATGAGCAAGTTCATCAGCCTCGGCAACATGGCAGACCTCGACGAGAGCGACTTCATGGCATACCTCGGCGACGATCCGAAGACCGGCGTTATCACTGCCTACATTGAGGGGGTAAAGGACGGCAGGAAGTTCTTCAACACGGCCAAAGAGGTCACCCTGAAAAAGCCCGTCGTGGTGCTCAAGAGCGGCAGAACCGAGGCCGGAGCAAAGGCCGCCGCGAGCCACACAGGTTCTCTCGCCGGTTCCTACAGGATATACCAGGCGGCTTTTGAGCAGGCTGGCGTTCTGGAAGCGAAAAGCATGCGCCAGCTCTTCAACTACGCCAAGGCTTTGGCCATGCAGATGCCAGCAAAGGGCAACCGCGTGGCTATAGTCACGAACGGTGGCGGAGCTGGCGTTATGATGAGCGACGGCCTGCTTGAGCGCGGAATGAAGCTCGCCGAGCTGAGCGAAGAAACCAACGAGAAGTTCAGGAGAGATATCGAGGCAGGAAAGCTCCCCGAGCACATGAGCTACAGGAACCCGATAGACGTCATCGGAGACGCTCCATCCAGCAGGTACGAGATAGCCATGCGCTACGCTCTGGAGGACCCAAACGTTGACGTTCTGGTGGTCATAGCGCTCTTCCAGAGTCCGGCTTTGGATGAGGGTATCGTTGGGGCCATGGAGAAGATGAAGGTCTACGGCAAGCCGATAGTCTTCGTTGCTCCGGGTGGGGATTATCCACACAAGATGGCCAGGAACATCGAGCTCAAAGGAATCCCGGTCTACGAGACGGTCGAGGATGGGGTTGACGCCGTCTATGCCCTTGTTAAGTATGGAGAATGGTTGAGGGAGAACGGAAAAATTTAA
- a CDS encoding DUF2110 family protein: MIEVVVPEKVYGDRSGFLKLDKKLKALLGDLEVEWKLSATLKNWVKVSLSEEDEEVSANLVREEFGEIPYSLRSIKEGEVYVGRFIDLGKVGYGAYVDIGILRPRPKDALLPLYYLKSVFGEKPVRQMIREFGWVDNLPVKVRVARVEFGAREVDLTFEESWLERFRGWLEDGHDKIFVVGTISENVEKALVKTGHGRDVKRLEELGLMETLLVLKKGTQAPGIIKEIGPHLKGAVFGAIKF, encoded by the coding sequence ATGATTGAAGTTGTCGTTCCAGAGAAGGTTTACGGCGACAGGAGTGGTTTTTTGAAGCTTGACAAAAAACTCAAGGCTCTGCTGGGAGATCTGGAAGTTGAGTGGAAGCTGTCAGCAACTCTGAAGAACTGGGTCAAAGTTTCTCTCTCCGAAGAAGACGAAGAGGTAAGCGCAAACTTGGTCAGGGAAGAATTCGGTGAGATCCCTTACTCTTTGAGATCCATTAAAGAGGGAGAAGTTTACGTTGGCCGCTTTATTGACCTGGGTAAAGTAGGCTATGGTGCCTACGTTGACATTGGGATCCTCAGGCCCAGGCCAAAGGATGCCCTTCTTCCCCTCTACTACCTCAAGAGCGTTTTTGGTGAGAAGCCGGTTAGGCAGATGATAAGGGAGTTTGGATGGGTTGACAACCTTCCCGTTAAGGTGAGGGTTGCGAGAGTTGAGTTCGGAGCAAGAGAAGTTGACTTAACCTTTGAGGAAAGCTGGCTGGAGCGGTTTAGAGGGTGGCTGGAGGACGGACACGATAAGATATTCGTGGTTGGGACGATAAGCGAGAACGTCGAGAAAGCCCTCGTGAAGACGGGCCATGGCCGGGACGTTAAGAGACTTGAAGAACTCGGCCTTATGGAGACACTCCTAGTGCTGAAAAAGGGTACGCAGGCCCCGGGAATAATCAAGGAGATAGGGCCGCATCTTAAGGGCGCGGTGTTTGGGGCCATAAAGTTCTAG
- the tfe gene encoding transcription factor E, which translates to MARRKSVRKELIELAREIGGEEAVEVVKALQKKKEITDEELAEMTGIRVNNVRKILYELYDVGVADFKRIRDKETGWYYYYWFLETKRLDEIIRNRKMKELEELRKMLEQETGEMYFWCGKPGHPRMTFDEAMEYQFQCPICGDILMEYDNSAIVEDLKKRIEELEIELGLRKKPKSQSKKGKNKSVEASSKEAEAVA; encoded by the coding sequence GTGGCAAGGAGAAAGAGCGTGCGCAAAGAGCTCATCGAACTTGCAAGGGAGATCGGAGGCGAGGAGGCCGTTGAGGTAGTTAAGGCTCTCCAGAAAAAGAAGGAGATAACTGACGAGGAATTAGCTGAGATGACCGGGATTCGGGTAAACAACGTTAGGAAGATACTCTACGAGCTCTATGACGTTGGGGTGGCTGATTTTAAGCGCATCCGCGATAAGGAAACTGGATGGTACTATTACTACTGGTTCCTTGAGACAAAGAGGCTGGACGAGATAATCAGAAACAGAAAGATGAAAGAACTCGAAGAACTTAGGAAAATGCTCGAGCAGGAGACCGGTGAGATGTATTTCTGGTGCGGGAAACCCGGCCATCCAAGGATGACTTTTGATGAGGCCATGGAGTATCAGTTCCAGTGCCCGATCTGTGGGGACATCCTGATGGAGTACGACAACAGTGCAATAGTTGAAGACCTCAAAAAGCGTATTGAAGAACTTGAAATCGAGCTGGGTCTCCGCAAAAAGCCGAAATCTCAATCGAAGAAAGGCAAGAATAAATCAGTTGAGGCCTCTTCCAAAGAGGCAGAGGCGGTAGCTTGA
- a CDS encoding NAD(P)H-hydrate dehydratase gives MHIEDVYIWDINAKWLGISPLQLMENAGSGVARVIEEKFGRNLKIAVFSGTGNNGGDGFVTARHLSFENEVTLFLVGDEAKIRSEEARHNWEILKSLDFVEIKVLKDSSYIKSLDLSGFDVIVDALLGAGTRGEPREPIRSAIEKINEYAGKARIVSIDLPSGYPSKIRVKTDFAVTFQWDKEEYEGFERIVVKIGYPKELYHLVGPGDVKFVLRKKGQHKGQNGKLLVIGGSEDYFGAPYLASKAASYIVDLVYLAMPEYSARRISDPDLILRPVEGKNFRPEYVEGLIELAKRVDAVVIGPGIGLREETKAFVREFVKRCDKPLVIDADGLKAIAKDLSVLRGKTFVLTPHAGEFRVLFGSSPEGSLTEKAELVIKKAREIGGVILLKGPYDIISDGKTWKYNKTGNRGMTTGGTGDVLAGLVGALLALGNEPLRAASVGAFLNGLAGDMVKEELGENFTALEVVKKVPKAVRWVEEF, from the coding sequence ATGCACATCGAGGACGTCTACATCTGGGACATCAACGCCAAGTGGCTCGGGATTTCTCCACTTCAACTCATGGAAAACGCGGGCTCTGGAGTTGCGAGAGTTATTGAGGAGAAGTTTGGAAGGAACCTTAAGATCGCGGTTTTCTCGGGCACCGGCAACAATGGCGGCGACGGCTTTGTCACTGCCAGACATCTCAGCTTCGAGAACGAGGTTACCCTCTTTCTCGTGGGTGATGAAGCTAAGATAAGGAGTGAAGAGGCGAGGCACAACTGGGAGATACTCAAGAGCCTCGACTTCGTGGAAATTAAAGTCCTCAAGGACTCCTCGTACATAAAGTCTCTCGACCTTTCCGGCTTTGACGTCATCGTCGATGCACTCCTAGGGGCCGGCACGAGGGGTGAACCTCGCGAGCCCATACGCTCCGCGATAGAGAAGATCAACGAGTACGCGGGGAAAGCCAGGATCGTCAGCATAGACCTGCCAAGCGGTTACCCCTCGAAAATCCGCGTCAAAACGGACTTCGCTGTGACGTTCCAGTGGGACAAGGAGGAGTATGAGGGCTTTGAGCGAATTGTGGTTAAAATAGGCTATCCGAAGGAGCTCTACCACCTCGTTGGCCCCGGCGATGTAAAGTTCGTGCTGAGGAAGAAAGGCCAGCACAAGGGGCAGAACGGGAAGCTGCTCGTGATAGGTGGAAGTGAGGACTACTTTGGGGCGCCTTACTTGGCATCAAAGGCCGCTTCCTACATCGTTGACCTCGTTTACCTTGCGATGCCAGAGTATTCAGCGAGAAGGATAAGCGACCCCGACTTAATTCTCCGCCCTGTCGAGGGGAAGAACTTCAGGCCGGAGTACGTTGAGGGTTTGATTGAACTTGCCAAGAGGGTTGATGCCGTGGTGATAGGGCCTGGAATCGGTCTCAGGGAGGAGACCAAAGCCTTCGTCCGCGAGTTCGTTAAGCGCTGTGATAAGCCGCTCGTTATAGACGCCGACGGGCTGAAAGCCATTGCAAAGGACTTAAGCGTTCTCAGGGGCAAGACCTTTGTCCTAACCCCCCACGCCGGCGAATTCAGGGTGTTATTTGGCTCGTCGCCTGAAGGCTCACTAACGGAGAAGGCTGAACTCGTGATTAAAAAGGCCAGAGAAATTGGCGGTGTGATACTACTCAAGGGCCCCTACGACATCATAAGCGACGGAAAAACCTGGAAGTACAACAAAACCGGCAACAGGGGAATGACCACCGGAGGAACGGGGGACGTCTTGGCGGGCCTCGTAGGTGCTCTGCTCGCCCTCGGAAACGAACCTTTGAGGGCCGCATCGGTTGGAGCGTTCCTCAACGGCCTCGCAGGGGACATGGTGAAGGAAGAGCTGGGGGAGAACTTTACGGCTTTAGAGGTTGTTAAAAAGGTTCCAAAGGCCGTGAGGTGGGTGGAGGAGTTCTGA
- a CDS encoding dipeptidase — protein MIFDAHSDIPTFLWEERGKGQAFVLERNYERFFGEYIRSRVTSIWTPPDKRPWALRYALEALNRLRADVHESESFEIARNVSEMNEIIRSGRVALWVGLEGGEPIESLDLLEVFYSLGLRVLTLTWSLRNQIGDGVFERTNGGLTNFGVEVVGKAEELGILIDLSHINEAGFWDALDVTSFPVIASHSNARALCDHPRNLSDEQLKAIAERDGVVGAVAIFSFVDRNNPTLEKYVGHIAYMVDLLGYEHVGLGFDFVYYLPGWSGRSVVGLRDESDIPNLLKKLEENFSRREIEGITFKNFERVFEKVVG, from the coding sequence ATGATTTTTGATGCTCACTCTGATATTCCCACCTTCCTATGGGAGGAAAGGGGTAAGGGACAGGCTTTCGTCCTTGAACGGAACTACGAGAGATTCTTTGGTGAGTATATCCGGTCGAGGGTTACATCGATCTGGACGCCACCCGACAAAAGACCGTGGGCTCTAAGGTATGCTCTGGAGGCCCTTAACAGGCTTAGGGCAGACGTCCACGAAAGCGAGAGTTTTGAAATAGCGAGAAATGTCTCGGAAATGAATGAGATAATTAGATCTGGCAGGGTTGCTTTGTGGGTTGGTCTTGAAGGAGGGGAGCCCATTGAGAGCCTGGACCTCCTTGAGGTGTTCTACTCCCTCGGACTCAGGGTTCTTACTCTTACGTGGAGCCTAAGGAACCAGATAGGCGACGGAGTCTTTGAAAGAACCAACGGGGGTCTGACTAACTTTGGAGTCGAAGTCGTTGGTAAAGCTGAGGAACTTGGAATTCTCATAGACTTGAGTCACATAAACGAGGCCGGCTTTTGGGACGCTCTGGATGTTACTTCGTTCCCTGTTATCGCCTCCCATTCCAACGCAAGGGCTCTCTGCGATCATCCTAGGAACTTAAGCGATGAGCAACTAAAGGCCATAGCTGAGAGGGATGGTGTCGTTGGGGCAGTGGCCATATTCAGCTTTGTGGATCGGAATAACCCCACGCTGGAAAAATACGTTGGCCACATTGCCTACATGGTTGATCTTCTGGGCTATGAACACGTTGGCCTTGGCTTCGATTTTGTCTATTATCTCCCGGGATGGAGCGGAAGGAGCGTTGTTGGACTGAGGGATGAAAGCGACATACCCAACCTTCTCAAGAAACTCGAGGAGAACTTTAGCAGAAGAGAAATAGAGGGAATAACCTTCAAAAACTTTGAGAGGGTCTTTGAAAAGGTCGTTGGCTAA
- a CDS encoding Mrp/NBP35 family ATP-binding protein → MTIKAPTLNVGGLGADPLTERIKEKQQKWKYKVAVLSGKGGVGKSTVAVNLAAALAKKGYYVGILDADIHGPNVAKMLGVDRADVLAERTEDGRFEMLPPMTDFMGQITPIKVMSMGFLVPEDQPIIWRGALVTKAIKQLLGDVKWGELDFMIIDFPPGTGDEILTVTQNLQLDAAIIVTTPQEVALLDTGKAVNMMKKMEVPYIAVVENMSYLICPHCGNEIDLFGRGGGKKLAEKEGVEFLGEIPIDLKAREASDAGIPIVLYGDTIAAKAFMELTEKLVRKLEEMKGEEKE, encoded by the coding sequence ATGACTATCAAAGCTCCAACCTTAAACGTCGGTGGTCTCGGGGCCGATCCACTCACCGAAAGGATAAAAGAAAAGCAGCAGAAGTGGAAGTACAAGGTAGCGGTCTTAAGCGGCAAGGGGGGAGTAGGTAAAAGCACTGTTGCCGTGAACCTGGCAGCGGCATTGGCAAAGAAAGGCTACTACGTGGGCATACTGGATGCCGACATACACGGGCCGAACGTGGCAAAGATGCTCGGCGTCGATAGGGCCGACGTCTTGGCCGAGAGAACGGAAGATGGAAGATTTGAGATGCTGCCTCCAATGACAGACTTCATGGGACAGATCACCCCGATAAAGGTCATGAGCATGGGTTTCCTCGTTCCAGAGGATCAGCCGATAATATGGCGTGGCGCCCTCGTAACCAAGGCGATAAAGCAGCTTCTCGGGGACGTTAAGTGGGGCGAGCTGGACTTTATGATAATCGACTTTCCTCCGGGAACCGGCGATGAGATACTCACCGTCACCCAAAACCTCCAGCTGGATGCGGCCATAATCGTTACCACTCCACAGGAGGTCGCCCTACTCGACACAGGCAAGGCAGTCAACATGATGAAGAAGATGGAGGTTCCCTACATAGCCGTTGTCGAAAACATGAGCTATCTCATCTGTCCGCACTGCGGCAACGAGATAGACTTATTCGGCAGGGGCGGTGGCAAAAAACTCGCCGAAAAAGAGGGTGTTGAGTTCCTGGGTGAGATTCCGATAGACCTCAAGGCGAGAGAGGCAAGCGATGCTGGAATCCCGATAGTCCTCTACGGAGACACGATAGCGGCGAAAGCATTCATGGAGCTTACAGAAAAGCTCGTGAGGAAGCTTGAAGAGATGAAAGGGGAAGAAAAAGAGTAA
- a CDS encoding ArsR/SmtB family transcription factor encodes MKEVLIITNPETVKVLSEPTRFKILTLLRERPMSINELSMAIGKDRTTIYRHIKALESEGLVEEVESHGNEKIYGRTARMFLIKVEPDESIAEFRQAYLQVEARKLVQILERAGFKIRDREKLEKIAKEVLDEIEIRSQPIIKRISEADVDLTEVELFHLLNMLVFLQSCELCEKAREVKTLIRF; translated from the coding sequence ATGAAAGAGGTCCTCATAATAACAAACCCTGAAACAGTTAAGGTACTCTCGGAGCCGACCCGGTTTAAAATTCTCACTCTCCTCAGGGAGCGTCCGATGAGCATTAACGAGCTTAGCATGGCTATTGGGAAGGATAGAACAACTATTTACCGTCATATTAAGGCTCTCGAATCTGAGGGTCTCGTTGAGGAAGTTGAGTCTCACGGCAACGAAAAGATTTATGGCAGGACGGCGAGGATGTTTCTCATAAAGGTCGAACCCGATGAGAGCATAGCGGAATTCCGACAGGCTTATCTACAGGTAGAGGCTAGGAAACTCGTCCAGATACTCGAAAGGGCCGGCTTTAAAATCAGGGATCGGGAAAAGCTGGAGAAGATTGCAAAGGAAGTTTTAGACGAGATCGAAATTAGATCACAGCCAATAATAAAGAGAATTTCTGAGGCAGATGTTGACCTAACCGAGGTTGAGCTCTTTCACCTTTTGAATATGCTCGTGTTCCTCCAGAGTTGCGAGCTCTGTGAAAAGGCCAGGGAAGTTAAAACTCTCATCAGATTTTAA
- a CDS encoding [protein ADP-ribosylglutamate] hydrolase: protein MLEIVRGDITRFPAEAIVNAANRYLEHGGGVAYAIAKAAAGNVREYIRISKEAMKEQLGKDSIEHGEVVVTPALRLERFGIKYVIHTVGPYCGGVWDEDKKEKLKKAILGALRKAEELGVKSIAFPAVSAGIYGCPLEEVVKTFKETVEEFEREAKSVERVYLVLYSEGDYEGALRYLEENLG, encoded by the coding sequence ATGCTCGAGATAGTTAGGGGAGACATAACGCGCTTCCCTGCCGAGGCCATAGTGAACGCGGCCAATAGGTACCTTGAGCACGGCGGTGGCGTCGCATACGCCATAGCCAAGGCAGCGGCAGGAAACGTCCGCGAGTACATCAGGATAAGCAAAGAAGCCATGAAAGAACAGCTCGGTAAGGACTCGATAGAGCACGGCGAGGTCGTAGTAACGCCCGCATTAAGGCTGGAAAGGTTTGGAATCAAGTACGTCATACATACCGTCGGCCCCTACTGTGGCGGGGTTTGGGACGAAGACAAAAAGGAGAAGCTCAAAAAAGCCATCCTCGGCGCGCTAAGGAAAGCGGAAGAGCTGGGAGTCAAGAGCATAGCCTTTCCGGCGGTAAGCGCCGGCATCTACGGCTGCCCGCTTGAGGAGGTTGTGAAGACGTTCAAGGAAACTGTTGAGGAGTTTGAGCGAGAAGCAAAAAGCGTGGAGAGGGTTTACCTCGTGTTGTACTCGGAAGGAGATTATGAGGGGGCATTAAGGTATCTGGAAGAAAATTTAGGGTGA
- a CDS encoding peroxiredoxin, with protein MVVIGEKFPEVEVKTTHGVIKLPDYFAEQGKWFVLFSHPADFTPVCTTEFYAMQKRAEEFRKLGVEPIGLSVDQVFSHIKWMEWIKENLGEEITFPVIADDRGELADKLGMIPSGSTNTARAVFVVDDKGVIRAIVYYPAEVGRDWDEILRLVKALKISTEKGVALPHKWPNNELIGDKAIVPPASTVEEVKQREEAKAKGEIECYDWWFCYKKLE; from the coding sequence ATGGTCGTCATAGGAGAAAAGTTCCCAGAGGTTGAGGTCAAGACCACCCACGGAGTAATAAAACTCCCGGACTACTTCGCCGAGCAGGGCAAGTGGTTCGTGCTCTTCAGCCACCCGGCCGACTTCACCCCGGTCTGTACGACCGAGTTCTACGCCATGCAGAAGCGCGCCGAGGAATTCAGAAAGCTCGGCGTCGAGCCCATCGGACTGAGCGTTGACCAGGTCTTCAGCCACATCAAGTGGATGGAGTGGATAAAGGAGAACCTCGGCGAGGAGATAACCTTCCCGGTCATAGCCGACGACCGCGGCGAGCTCGCAGACAAGCTCGGCATGATCCCGAGCGGCTCAACGAACACCGCTAGGGCCGTTTTTGTCGTTGACGACAAGGGTGTCATCAGGGCCATCGTCTACTACCCGGCCGAGGTCGGCAGGGACTGGGACGAGATACTCAGGCTCGTCAAGGCCCTCAAGATAAGCACCGAGAAGGGCGTTGCACTTCCGCACAAGTGGCCCAACAACGAGCTCATCGGGGACAAGGCCATCGTCCCACCGGCCAGCACCGTCGAAGAGGTCAAGCAGCGCGAGGAGGCCAAGGCCAAGGGCGAGATCGAGTGCTACGACTGGTGGTTCTGCTACAAGAAGCTCGAGTGA
- a CDS encoding translation initiation factor 2, which yields MMREYLHNRKFLRNFLTRLVAAEVLVVLFGKYGPEIGVKFGILWLLAMTPFILYLYREEWQKFSKVYSPREADRIATNLLMVRYMIGFIPITAALLGRWFDGNLIVLGLTGFLFALLAAKLLTDAGYPLSREEREKILKAQFA from the coding sequence ATGATGAGGGAGTACCTTCACAACAGGAAGTTTCTCCGTAATTTCCTTACCCGGTTGGTTGCGGCTGAGGTTCTGGTAGTGCTCTTCGGAAAGTATGGCCCAGAGATTGGTGTAAAGTTCGGCATTCTGTGGTTGCTCGCCATGACCCCCTTCATTTTGTATCTCTACCGCGAAGAGTGGCAAAAGTTCTCCAAGGTGTACTCTCCAAGGGAGGCCGACAGAATAGCTACTAACCTCCTGATGGTGCGCTATATGATAGGATTCATACCGATAACGGCCGCACTGCTGGGAAGGTGGTTTGATGGAAACCTCATCGTACTCGGCTTGACAGGTTTTCTCTTTGCGCTTCTGGCTGCAAAGCTCCTCACAGATGCCGGTTATCCCCTCAGCAGGGAGGAAAGAGAGAAGATACTTAAGGCGCAGTTCGCATGA